Proteins from a genomic interval of Cyclopterus lumpus isolate fCycLum1 chromosome 18, fCycLum1.pri, whole genome shotgun sequence:
- the clcn5b gene encoding H(+)/Cl(-) exchange transporter 5 isoform X1, which produces MDTSGFRTGSLDSLHHPSDVDDDDEMVDIAGATLDFSHTDDDPPLGSGDYEERGGSRAAGMNGNGPNKMVDPLEDPLPGLGTYEDFNTIDWVREKSKDRDRHREITNKSKESTVALLHSVSDAFSGWLLMLLVGLMAGALAGGIDIAAHWLTDLKEGLCLVGFWFNHEHCCWTSNETTFQERDRCPQWQSWAELITGTSEGAFAYIVNYLMYIVWALLFALLAVALVRAFAPYACGSGIPEIKTILSGFIIRGYLGKWTLIIKTITLVLAVSSGLSLGKEGPLVHVACCCANILCHLFTKYRKNEAKRREVLSAAAAVGVSVAFGAPIGGVLFSLEEVSYYFPLKTLWRSFFAALVAAFTLHSINPFGNSRLVLFYVEFHAPWHLVELVPFILLGIFGGLWGALFIRANIAWCRRRKSTRLGHYPVMEVLVVTALTAVLAYPNSYTRMSGAELIAELFNDCSLLDSSQLCGYKPPTNTSKTGVGNSLADRPAGEGLYTALWQLALALVFKMMITVITFGMKVPSGLFIPSMAVGAIAGRLLGVGMEQLAYYNHDSFIFKGWCSPGADCITPGLYAMVGAASCLGGVTRMTVSLVVIMFELTGGLEYIVPLMAATMTSKWVADALGREGIYEAHIRLNGYPFLEPKEEFGHSSLTVDVMRPRRSDPALAVLTQEGMTVGEVEALVESTRYSGFPVVVSQESQRLVGFVLRRDLLISIDNARKRQEGVVSASQVVFTEHAPAQADDGPPPLRLRGIVDLSPFTVTDHTPMDITVDIFRKLGLRQCLVTHNGRLLGIITKKDILKHMAQIANRDPDSILFN; this is translated from the exons ATGGATACTTCCGGTTTCCGCACCGGGAGCCTCGACAGCCTCCACCACCCGAGTGACGTCGACGATGACGACGAGATGGTGGACATCGCGGGCGCCACGCTGGACTTCTCCCACACGGACGACGACCCCCCCCTCGGCTCAG gtGATTACGAGGAGCGCGGCGGCAGCAGAGCCGCCGGTATGAACGGCAACGGCCCCAACAAGATGGTGGACCCGCTGGAGGACCCGCTGCCCGGCTTGGGCACCTACGAAGACTTCAACACCATCGACTGGGTGAGGGAGAAGAGCAAGGACCGAGACCGGCACAGAGAG ATCACCAACAAGAGCAAAGAGTCCACGGTGGCTCTGCTGCACAGCGTCAGCGACGCCTTCTCCGGGTGGCTGCTCATGCTCCTCGTGGGACTCATGGCAG gTGCGCTCGCCGGCGGCATCGACATCGCGGCCCACTGGCTCACGGACTTGAAGGAGGGCCTCTGCCTCGTGGGCTTCTGGTTCAACCACGAGCACTGCTGCTGGACCTCCAACGAGACCACGTTCCAGGAGCGGGACCGCTGTCCTCAGTGGCAGAGCTGGGCGGAGCTCATCACGGGCACGTCAGAG GGCGCGTTCGCCTACATCGTGAACTACCTGATGTACATCGTCTGGGCTCTGCTCTTCGCCCTGCTGGCCGTGGCGCTGGTCAGGGCCTTCGCGCCGTACGCCTGCGGGTCGGGAATACCGGAG ATCAAAACCATCCTCAGCGGGTTCATCATCCGCGGCTACCTGGGCAAGTGGACCCTGATCATCAAGACCATCACCCTGGTCCTGGCCGTGTCCTCGGGCCTCAGCCTGGGGAAGGAGGGCCCGCTGGTCCACGTGGCGTGCTGCTGCGCCAACATCCTGTGTCACCTGTTCACCAAGTACCGCAAGAACGAGGCCAAGCGGCGAGAG GTGTtgtcggcggcggcggcggtgggcGTGTCCGTGGCCTTCGGCGCTCCCATTGGAGGAGTCCTGTTCAGCCTGGAGGAG GTGAGTTATTACTTCCCCCTGAAGACGCTGTGGCGCTCGTTCTTCGCCGCCCTGGTGGCGGCCTTCACCCTGCACTCCATCAACCCGTTCGGGAACAGCCGTCTGGTGCTGTTCTACGTGGAGTTCCACGCCCCGTGGCACCTGGTGGAGCTGGTCCCCTTCATCCTGCTGGGCATATTCGGAGGCCTCTGGGGGGCGCTGTTCATCAGGGCCAACATCGCCTGGTGCAGGAGAC gtaaatccaCTCGTCTGGGTCACTACCCCGTCATGGAGGTGCTGGTGGTCACCGCCCTCACCGCCGTGCTCGCCTACCCGAACAGCTACACCAGGATGAGCGGCGCCGAGCTCATCGCCGAGCTGTTCAACGACTGCTCGCTGCTCGACTCCTCGCAGCTCTGCGGCTACAAACCG CCGACCAACACCTCAAAAACAGGAGTAGGCAACAGCCTGGCGGACCGGCCTGCAGGTGAAGGCCTGTACACCGCTCTGTGGCAGCTCGCCCTGGCTCTGGTCTTCAAGATGATGATCACCGTGATTACATTCGGCATGAAG gttCCCTCCGGCCTCTTCATCCCCAGCATGGCGGTCGGTGCCATCGCCGGCCGGCTGCTGGGCGTCGGCATGGAGCAGCTGGCCTACTACAACCACGACTCGTTCATCTTCAAAGGGTGGTGCTCGCCGGGAGCGGACTGCATCACGCCGGGGCTCTACGCCATGGTCGGCGCCGCCTCGTGTTTAG GTGGGGTGACCCGCATGACGGTGTCGCTGGTGGTCATCATGTTCGAGCTGACCGGCGGCCTGGAGTACATCGTCCCCCTCATGGCCGCCACCATGACCAGCAAATGGGTGGCAGATGCGCTCGGGAGAGAGGGAATctacgag GCTCACATCCGGCTGAACGGATACCCCTTCCTGGAGCCCAAAGAGGAGTTCGGGCACAGCAGCCTGACGGTGGACGTGATGCGGCCCAGGAGGTCGGACCCGGCGCTCGCGGTGCTCACGCAGGAGGGCATGACGGTCGGGGAGGTGGAG GCTTTGGTGGAAAGCACTCGCTACAGCGGCTTCCCCGTGGTCGTCTCCCAGGAGTCCCAGAGGCTGGTGGGCTTCGTGCTCCGGAGAGACCTGCTCATATCTATAG ACAACGCCCGTAAGCGGCAGGAGGGCGTGGTCAGCGCGTCCCAGGTGGTCTTCACCGAGCACGCTCCGGCTCAGGCCGACGACGGCCCGCCGCCGCTCCGCCTCCGCGGCATCGTGGACCTGAGCCCCTTCACGGTCACGGACCACACGCCCATGGACATCACCGTGGACATCTTCAGGAAGCTGGGGCTCCGTCAATGTCTGGTTACGCACAACgg gaggCTTCTGGGAATCATCACTAAAAAGGACATACTGAAGCACATGGCGCAGATCGCCAACAGGGACCCCGACTCCATCCTCTTTAactga
- the shroom4 gene encoding protein Shroom4 codes for METVEQLVSFHHIQVQLSGGAPWGFTLKGGLEHGEPLIITKIEDGGKAALCRKLRAGDELININGSALYGSRQEALILIKGSYRILKLAVRRRSVPLLRPNSWHLAKLSEPPLPPPPPPPPPPPPRLPSADSPPLPPPPPLSAMQLHPGSYTLPWQATDNSDLSLQWGQLSRPYSSTDRSSSLGSMESLDTPTPTTQPYSDSHNSPVDPTLFNNKRDSAYSSFSASSNTSDYATVPLRPGDACSMDNLLQSLGPACRGYPSGDASTLGSSSGEAPDEVQLILLKSRSLTRPRTRPVEVKERPSSCCYEGGDFEIIRNGERGTERKMNPPQPPTRKDSFMATQTQPNAANKCCVSAPIEISSVSFYRDENKPSLNVESGVLNGFPAPEEGDKAGDLKEDTLDSYYIQRQTEDARHIRCDPRANKDYNSETTSDHLSDPVAASLAEPSVVVQEESQITHSQIEHSSTGLRRHSAPDNPSDAPDPSLSPCGSQWSHSSLQPTRNDREASHDRLHAPSNKWGGSRCSTPGSVFLDGEDDDGDSSKKLEGTGVNGGHHHPWGRSVSVPEDPTLLSTQGRLSSDQKLEGGFVPLSAAASVDTLLEEQRELGGGGSGGKSKEGAAEETDVKKLSAPRNYRRNRRRSERFATNLRNEIQRKKAQLQRSCGPGGLLCSGETVQEEEGPDLNEEGADPELLASATVAFASPVSPQEVERAKTSSESNEDALRTRSTACTQNNVPFRSVQILDPGVPSFGVGVRVVEEPAPAGKARRWRWTPEHKLQPEPERRRGVSGEKATGVAGSRHGVCAFTSSRSRSSSSSRAEESDILPFADRMKFFEETSKIASRVSSPSSRGQKKPELRGGELGQRRYSYQGGLQEEGAPPQDTAEARRMSVSTGMERQREKQREQAREREERARERERLELERQSELERERAREKERLNREREKEREREKEDDAQEFYSPKERNQDFQHSFQNEAPRSAFHPVSTPSTQLLENQQPHRHGYTARSYTPTEMHPARQQEMTNLNRKCSLTERDYSSWRRESRPPEVVNPYPQHQQGRWGHRQADDGADDPNGHSFAPPPAPLSLRGRTMSENDLRFDGGGSHRWSPSIFATTSQTLSEVEEGAGGAGRGEAARGAARPNRKKTPPPPRPPPPPRPPPPKWEQFHRRRASHHTLFTSLSSPHFTPTSHYSSTNSSSCVPPPETARQRSYSLPPERREVSDGCPRCSCSQAKGLPYASSNQNQPQMREQPSSYTSSNQNQPQTQEQPSSYASSNQNQRQTQEQPSSYTSSNQNQPQTHEQPPSYASSNQNQPQTHEQPPSYASSNQNQPQTQEQPSSYTSSNQNHPQTHEQPPSYASSNQNQPQTQEQPSSHALTNQNQSQSRGSFAVSPPSPMFSRRSFRPVAPPPKERDLRGSYGGQQERVEVLPSLPPPTEIRMSSFPEMIVGPDRDGVTAKAHKQPSNVRPGAEWERAPSPRVHSDSNPPPVVENGGVLPPESYFSMHYEQQQQQQLRMNRGFQSIGPQKVLEPGTGSETTLSPSPALSLDADLDVPMETDIDDFQEDDGPPAERQPITSELPCFALPVTVLETDIDTVASPPEEEEEEEEEELEAADGERLSLEEELFPQSGEGEAGRESWRGSYQTTEHNADSLDRRSGASSSCSSYYSTSAAKAQLLSQMKDFTDNRERDEDDELTYKKQLMESLRKKLGVLREAQRGLQEDIRANAQLGEEVETMVVSVCKPNEVDKFRMFIGDLDKVVSLLLSLSGRLLRVETTLDTLDALDPETELHERLPLLEKKRQLMRQLSEAQDLKDHVDRREQAVSRVLARCLSPEHHRDYSHFVKMKAALLVEQRQLEDKTRLGEEQLRGLRESLGLGIGIGMGMSMGYGHY; via the exons TGACTTGTCCTTGCAGTGGGGTCAGCTGTCGAGACCTTACTCCTCCACGGACCGAAGCAGTTCCCTGGGCTCCATGGAGAGCTTGGACACGCCGACCCCCACCACGCAGCCATACTCCGACTCCCATAACTCCCCCGTGGACCCCACTCTCTTCAACAACAAGAGAGACTCTGCCTACAGCTCATTCTCCGCCAGCTCCAACACATCCGACTACGCCACGGTGCCGCTAAGACCCGGTGACGCCTGCTCCATGGACAACCTCCTCCAGAGCCTGGGGCCGGCTTGTCGAGGATACCCCAGCGGTGATGCCTCGACCCTGGGGAGTTCCTCTGGCGAGGCCCCGGATGAGGTGCAGCTTATTCTACTCAAGTCCAGGTCCCTGACCAGGCCAAGAACGAGACCCGTCGAGGTAAAAGAGAGGCCTTCCTCCTGCTGTTACGAGGGAGGAGACTTTGAGATCATAAGAAATGGAGAAAGAGGAACTGAGAGAAAGATGAACCCTCCTCAGCCTCCGACCAGGAAGGACAGTTTTATGGCAACCCAGACTCAGCCCAATGCCGCCAACAAATGTTGCGTCTCCGCTCCGATTGAAATTTCCAGTGTTTCTTTTTACCGGGACGAAAACAAGCCCTCTCTGAATGTTGAATCGGGAGTTCTCAACGGCTTCCCTGCGCCAGAAGAAGGGGACAAAGCTGGGGATTTAAAAGAGGATACATTGGATTCGTATTACAtccaaagacagacagaagacgCAAGACATATCAGATGTGATCCTCGTGCCAATAAAGACTACAATTCAGAGACGACCTCGGATCACCTCTCTGATCCAGTGGCGGCCTCACTAGCAGAACCCTCCGTTGTGGTTCAAGAGGAGTCTCAGATCACGCACTCCCAGATCGAGCACTCCTCTACGGGGCTTCGCCGGCACAGCGCCCCCGATAATCCGTCGGACGCTCCTgatccctccttgtccccttgCGGCAGCCAGTGGTCCCATTCGTCTCTTCAGCCCACGAGGAACGACCGAGAAGCGTCTCACGACCGCCTCCACGCGCCATCAAACAAGTGGGGAGGCAGCCGTTGCTCCACCCCAGGATCTGTGTTCTTAGACGGGGAGGATGACGATGGAGACTCCAGTAAAAAGCTGGAAGGGACGGGTGTAAATGGTGGGCATCATCACCCATGGGGCCGCTCTGTGAGCGTACCAGAGGACCCCACATTATTATCAACCCAGGGAAGGCTAAGCTCTGACCAGAAACTAGAGGGAGGTTTTGTGCCTCTTAGTGCTGCTGCTAGTGTGGATACATTACTGGAAGAGCAGAGGGAACTGggcggaggaggaagtggaggtaAAAGTAAAGAGGGTGCAGCAGAAGAGACGGACGTAAAGAAGTTAAGCGCGCCCAGGAACTATCGGCGAAACCGCCGTCGTAGCGAGCGATTTGCCACCAACCTCCGCAATGAGATCCAGAGGAAGAAGGCCCAGCTTCAGAGGAGTTGTGGCCCAGGAGGGTTGCTCTGCAGTGGGGAAACGgtgcaggaggaagagggtcCAGACCTCAACGAGGAGGGGGCAGACCCTGAACTTCTTGCGAGCGCCACAGTTGCATTTGCCTCACCGGTTAGTCCCCAAGAGGTCGAGAGAGCAAAGACCTCAAGTGAATCCAACGAAGACGCGTTGCGGACTCGGTCAACAGCCTGCACTCAAAACAACGTCCCGTTCAGGTCCGTCCAGATCCTGGATCCAGGAGTGCCCAGTTTTGGCGTCGGTGTCCGAGTGGTGGAGGAACCGGCCCCCGCCGGCAAAGCCCGCCGCTGGCGTTGGACCCCCGAGCATAAACTCCAACCCGAACCAGAGCGGCGGCGTGGAGTCTCGGGGGAGAAGGCGACGGGGGTCGCGGGGTCACGTCACGGGGTCTGCGCCTTCACCTCCTCACGCAGCCGCTCCTCTTCCAGCTCTCGGGCGGAGGAGTCGGACATCCTTCCGTTCGCGGACAGAATGAAGTTTTTCGAGGAGACGAGCAAGATCGCGTCTCGCGTCTCGAGTCCATCGAGTCGCGGGCAGAAGAAGCCGGAGCTCCGGGGAGGGGAGCTCGGTCAGAGGAGATACTCCTACCAGGGGGGCCTTCAGGAGGAAGGTGCCCCACCTCAAGACACTGCGGAGGCCAGGAGGATGTCCGTGAGCACCGGcatggagaggcagagggagaagcagagggaacaagcgagagagagggaggagagggcgagggagagagagcga ctggagctggagagacagagtgagctagagagggagagggccagagagaAGGAACGTctgaatagagagagagagaaggagagagagagggagaaggaggacgaTGCTCAGGAGTTTTACAGCCccaaagaaagaaaccaagacTTCCAGCACAGCTTCCAGAATGAAGCCCCGAGGTCGGCTTTTCATCCCGTCAGCACCCCGTCAACACAGCTCCTGGAGAACCAGCAGCCTCATCGCCACGGTTACACGGCGAGGAGCTACACGCCCACAGAG ATGCATCCCGCCCGGCAACAGGAAATGACCAACCTCAACAGGAAGTGCAGCCTGACTGAGag GGACTACTCCAGCTGGAGACGGGAGTCCAGACCTCCAGAGGTCGTCAATCCATATCCTCAGCACCAGCAGGGTCGATGGGGCCACCGACAGGCCGACGACGGCGCCGATGATCCCAACGGACACTCCTTCGCACCCCCGCCGGCCCCCCTCTCCCTGCGAGGACGAACCATGTCCGAAAACGACCTCCGTTTCGACGGCGGCGGCAGCCACCGCTGGTCGCCGTCGATTTTCGCGACGACCAGCCAGACCCTGAGCGAGGTGGAGGAAGGAGCGGGCGGAGCCGGGAGAGGAGAAGCCGCCCGCGGCGCCGCCCGTCCAAACAGGAAGAAGACGCCGCCCCCGCCGAGGCCACCGCCCCCGCCGAGGCCACCGCCCCCGAAGTGGGAGCAGTTCCACCGCAGGCGTGCGTCTCACCACACCTTGTTCACCTCCCTGTCCTCGCCTCACTTCACCCCTACGTCACATTACTCCTCGACCAACTCCTCTTCGTGCGTCCCTCCACCCGAAACGGCCCGACAGAGGTCCTACAGTCTTCCTCCGGAGAGACGGGAAGTCTCCGACGGCTGCCCGCGATGCAGCTGCAGCCAAGCCAAGGGCCTTCCCTACGCCTCGTCCAATCAGAATCAACCTCAAATGCGGGAACAACCCTCCTCCTACACCTCGTCCAATCAGAATCAACCTCAAACGCAGGAACAACCCTCCTCCTACGCCTCGTCCAATCAGAATCAACGTCAAACGCAGGAACAACCCTCCTCCTACACCTCGTCCAATCAGAATCAACCTCAAACGCATGAACAACCCCCCTCCTACGCCTCGTCCAATCAGAATCAACCTCAAACGCATGAACAACCCCCCTCCTACGCCTCGTCCAATCAGAATCAACCTCAAACGCAGGAACAACCCTCCTCCTACACCTCGTCCAATCAGAATCATCCTCAAACGCATGAACAACCCCCCTCCTACGCCTCGTCCAATCAGAATCAACCTCAAACGCAGGAACAACCCTCCTCCCACGCTCTGACCAATCAGAATCAGTCTCAATCCCGGGGAAGCTTTGCCGTCTCTCCGCCCAGTCCCATGTTCTCCAGGCGGAGCTTCAGGCCGGTGGCTCCGCCCCCAAAAGAGAGGGACCTGAGGGGCTCATATGGTGGGCAgcaggagagggtggaggtgtTACCATCGCTTCCTCCACCAACGGAGATCAGGATGAGCAG TTTCCCCGAGATGATCGTCGGCCCCGACCGGGACGGAGTGACGGCGAAAGCTCACAAACAGCCGTCCAACGTGAGACCGGGAGCCGAGTGGGAGAGAGCCCCATCTCCCAGAGTTCATAGCGACTCCAACCCGCCACCTGTCGTAGAAAATGGCGGCGTTCTGCCTCCCGAATCCTACTTCTCGATGCActacgagcagcagcagcagcagcagctccgtaTGAACCGGGGATTCCAGAGCATCGGGCCCCAGAAGGTCCTCGAACCGGGGACCGGATCGGAGACCACCCTCAGCCCGAGTCCCGCGCTCAGCCTGGACGCGGACCTGGACGTCCCCATGGAGACGGACATCGACGACTTCCAGGAGGACGACGGGCCGCCGGCCGAGCGCCAGCCCATCACCAGCGAGCTGCCTTGCTTCGCGCTGCCGGTCACGGTCCTGGAGACGGATATCGACACCGTGGCCTCGCCgccggaggaagaggaggaggaggaagaggaggagctggaggccgCGGACGGAGAGAGGCtgagcctggaggaggagctctTCCCCCAGAGCGGCGAGGGAGAGGCGGGCAGggagagctggagaggaagcTACCAAACCACGGAGCACAACGCCGACAGCCTGGACAG gCGGTCCGGTGCGAGCTCCAGCTGCTCGTCCTACTACAGCACGTCGGCCGCTAAAGCTCAGCTGCTGTCGCAGATGAAGGACTTCACCGATAACCGAGAGCGGGACGAGGACGACGAGCTGACGTACAAG AAGCAGCTGATGGAGAGCCTCCGCAAGAAGCTGGGAGTGCTGAGGGAAGCTCAGAGGGGTCTGCAGGAGGACATCAGAGCCAACGCTCAGctgggagaggag GTGGAGACCATGGTGGTGTCGGTGTGCAAGCCCAACGAGGTGGACAAGTTCCGCATGTTCATCGGCGACCTGGACAAAGTGGTGAGCCTGCTGCTGTCGCTGTCCGGGAGGCTGCTGCGCGTGGAGACCACGCTGGACACGCTGGACGCGCTGGACCCCGAGACGGAGCTCCACGAGAGG CTCCCCCTGCTGGAGAAGAAGCGTCAGCTCATGAGGCAGCTGTCCGAGGCCCAGGACCTGAAGGACCACGTGGACCGCCGTGAGCAGGCCGTCAGCCGGGTGCTGGCCCGCTGCCTCTCCCCGGAGCATCACCGGGACTACAG CCACTTTGTGAAGATGAAGGCCGCCCTGCTGGTGGAGCAGAGGCAGCTGGAGGACAAGACCCGGCTGGGGGAGGAGCAGCTGAGGGGGCTGAGGGAGAGCCTGGGGCTCGGGATCGGGATCGGCATGGGGATGTCGATGGGATACGGACATTATTGA
- the clcn5b gene encoding H(+)/Cl(-) exchange transporter 5 isoform X2 → MNGNGPNKMVDPLEDPLPGLGTYEDFNTIDWVREKSKDRDRHREITNKSKESTVALLHSVSDAFSGWLLMLLVGLMAGALAGGIDIAAHWLTDLKEGLCLVGFWFNHEHCCWTSNETTFQERDRCPQWQSWAELITGTSEGAFAYIVNYLMYIVWALLFALLAVALVRAFAPYACGSGIPEIKTILSGFIIRGYLGKWTLIIKTITLVLAVSSGLSLGKEGPLVHVACCCANILCHLFTKYRKNEAKRREVLSAAAAVGVSVAFGAPIGGVLFSLEEVSYYFPLKTLWRSFFAALVAAFTLHSINPFGNSRLVLFYVEFHAPWHLVELVPFILLGIFGGLWGALFIRANIAWCRRRKSTRLGHYPVMEVLVVTALTAVLAYPNSYTRMSGAELIAELFNDCSLLDSSQLCGYKPPTNTSKTGVGNSLADRPAGEGLYTALWQLALALVFKMMITVITFGMKVPSGLFIPSMAVGAIAGRLLGVGMEQLAYYNHDSFIFKGWCSPGADCITPGLYAMVGAASCLGGVTRMTVSLVVIMFELTGGLEYIVPLMAATMTSKWVADALGREGIYEAHIRLNGYPFLEPKEEFGHSSLTVDVMRPRRSDPALAVLTQEGMTVGEVEALVESTRYSGFPVVVSQESQRLVGFVLRRDLLISIDNARKRQEGVVSASQVVFTEHAPAQADDGPPPLRLRGIVDLSPFTVTDHTPMDITVDIFRKLGLRQCLVTHNGRLLGIITKKDILKHMAQIANRDPDSILFN, encoded by the exons ATGAACGGCAACGGCCCCAACAAGATGGTGGACCCGCTGGAGGACCCGCTGCCCGGCTTGGGCACCTACGAAGACTTCAACACCATCGACTGGGTGAGGGAGAAGAGCAAGGACCGAGACCGGCACAGAGAG ATCACCAACAAGAGCAAAGAGTCCACGGTGGCTCTGCTGCACAGCGTCAGCGACGCCTTCTCCGGGTGGCTGCTCATGCTCCTCGTGGGACTCATGGCAG gTGCGCTCGCCGGCGGCATCGACATCGCGGCCCACTGGCTCACGGACTTGAAGGAGGGCCTCTGCCTCGTGGGCTTCTGGTTCAACCACGAGCACTGCTGCTGGACCTCCAACGAGACCACGTTCCAGGAGCGGGACCGCTGTCCTCAGTGGCAGAGCTGGGCGGAGCTCATCACGGGCACGTCAGAG GGCGCGTTCGCCTACATCGTGAACTACCTGATGTACATCGTCTGGGCTCTGCTCTTCGCCCTGCTGGCCGTGGCGCTGGTCAGGGCCTTCGCGCCGTACGCCTGCGGGTCGGGAATACCGGAG ATCAAAACCATCCTCAGCGGGTTCATCATCCGCGGCTACCTGGGCAAGTGGACCCTGATCATCAAGACCATCACCCTGGTCCTGGCCGTGTCCTCGGGCCTCAGCCTGGGGAAGGAGGGCCCGCTGGTCCACGTGGCGTGCTGCTGCGCCAACATCCTGTGTCACCTGTTCACCAAGTACCGCAAGAACGAGGCCAAGCGGCGAGAG GTGTtgtcggcggcggcggcggtgggcGTGTCCGTGGCCTTCGGCGCTCCCATTGGAGGAGTCCTGTTCAGCCTGGAGGAG GTGAGTTATTACTTCCCCCTGAAGACGCTGTGGCGCTCGTTCTTCGCCGCCCTGGTGGCGGCCTTCACCCTGCACTCCATCAACCCGTTCGGGAACAGCCGTCTGGTGCTGTTCTACGTGGAGTTCCACGCCCCGTGGCACCTGGTGGAGCTGGTCCCCTTCATCCTGCTGGGCATATTCGGAGGCCTCTGGGGGGCGCTGTTCATCAGGGCCAACATCGCCTGGTGCAGGAGAC gtaaatccaCTCGTCTGGGTCACTACCCCGTCATGGAGGTGCTGGTGGTCACCGCCCTCACCGCCGTGCTCGCCTACCCGAACAGCTACACCAGGATGAGCGGCGCCGAGCTCATCGCCGAGCTGTTCAACGACTGCTCGCTGCTCGACTCCTCGCAGCTCTGCGGCTACAAACCG CCGACCAACACCTCAAAAACAGGAGTAGGCAACAGCCTGGCGGACCGGCCTGCAGGTGAAGGCCTGTACACCGCTCTGTGGCAGCTCGCCCTGGCTCTGGTCTTCAAGATGATGATCACCGTGATTACATTCGGCATGAAG gttCCCTCCGGCCTCTTCATCCCCAGCATGGCGGTCGGTGCCATCGCCGGCCGGCTGCTGGGCGTCGGCATGGAGCAGCTGGCCTACTACAACCACGACTCGTTCATCTTCAAAGGGTGGTGCTCGCCGGGAGCGGACTGCATCACGCCGGGGCTCTACGCCATGGTCGGCGCCGCCTCGTGTTTAG GTGGGGTGACCCGCATGACGGTGTCGCTGGTGGTCATCATGTTCGAGCTGACCGGCGGCCTGGAGTACATCGTCCCCCTCATGGCCGCCACCATGACCAGCAAATGGGTGGCAGATGCGCTCGGGAGAGAGGGAATctacgag GCTCACATCCGGCTGAACGGATACCCCTTCCTGGAGCCCAAAGAGGAGTTCGGGCACAGCAGCCTGACGGTGGACGTGATGCGGCCCAGGAGGTCGGACCCGGCGCTCGCGGTGCTCACGCAGGAGGGCATGACGGTCGGGGAGGTGGAG GCTTTGGTGGAAAGCACTCGCTACAGCGGCTTCCCCGTGGTCGTCTCCCAGGAGTCCCAGAGGCTGGTGGGCTTCGTGCTCCGGAGAGACCTGCTCATATCTATAG ACAACGCCCGTAAGCGGCAGGAGGGCGTGGTCAGCGCGTCCCAGGTGGTCTTCACCGAGCACGCTCCGGCTCAGGCCGACGACGGCCCGCCGCCGCTCCGCCTCCGCGGCATCGTGGACCTGAGCCCCTTCACGGTCACGGACCACACGCCCATGGACATCACCGTGGACATCTTCAGGAAGCTGGGGCTCCGTCAATGTCTGGTTACGCACAACgg gaggCTTCTGGGAATCATCACTAAAAAGGACATACTGAAGCACATGGCGCAGATCGCCAACAGGGACCCCGACTCCATCCTCTTTAactga